A window of the bacterium genome harbors these coding sequences:
- a CDS encoding zf-TFIIB domain-containing protein — translation MLCPACKDPMIVLELEQVEVDYCTSCSGVWLDAGELELLLETDEERKALINLFKEAADVKEKSYDCPICGKQMKKSEIGEKGKVVVDKCRKNHGIWFDKGELKKVVEFGSVNKKNKIINLLKDMFENSSQNNGGSK, via the coding sequence ATGCTTTGCCCCGCTTGTAAAGATCCAATGATTGTGCTCGAGCTTGAGCAGGTGGAAGTTGATTACTGCACAAGCTGTTCAGGTGTCTGGCTTGATGCAGGCGAGCTTGAGCTGCTTCTTGAAACAGATGAAGAAAGAAAAGCACTGATCAATTTGTTCAAAGAAGCAGCAGACGTAAAAGAAAAAAGCTATGATTGTCCCATCTGCGGAAAACAAATGAAAAAGTCTGAGATTGGAGAAAAGGGAAAAGTAGTTGTTGATAAGTGCAGAAAGAATCACGGTATCTGGTTCGATAAAGGTGAGCTTAAGAAAGTTGTTGAGTTCGGCTCAGTGAATAAAAAGAATAAAATAATTAATCTTTTAAAAGATATGTTTGAAAATTCATCCCAAAATAATGGAGGAAGCAAATGA
- a CDS encoding response regulator: MALFVLAVIVFIIADITIRYIAKRVKEKKVHQEREEALKVSLNLDYSREAKTLKRAEVENPKARILCVDDESVILDSFRRILVLDGYCVDTVENGKEALGLIQTHSYDFVFTDLKMPEMDGLEVTKSVKHLRPDIDVVIITGFATVETAVECMKFGAMDYVQKPFTEDELLEFVKKLLIKREDRISKMLKPKVHITHLKEVAGFKAPEFQIPGGVFISEGHCWANVGEEGTVKVGIDDFAKKIIGKVDSIGLPNLGMPVKKGQSLFTITQGQRRISFKSPVSGKVKEINKFINNELDSLEFSPYDKNFICEIDADELDSELPAMKIGKAAVSFYQEEIERLQAIKKKTMTSKEAELEPEGAIFVGEMEKLDDINWKRYSEEFFEK; this comes from the coding sequence ATGGCACTATTTGTTTTAGCCGTAATCGTTTTCATCATTGCTGATATCACAATCAGATATATTGCAAAGAGAGTAAAAGAAAAGAAAGTACATCAGGAAAGAGAAGAGGCACTTAAAGTAAGTCTCAATCTTGATTACAGCAGGGAAGCAAAAACTCTCAAGCGTGCTGAAGTAGAAAATCCCAAAGCAAGAATCCTGTGTGTTGATGATGAATCAGTTATTCTCGACAGCTTCAGAAGAATTCTTGTGCTTGACGGATACTGCGTTGACACAGTTGAAAACGGAAAAGAAGCTCTGGGATTAATCCAGACCCACTCATACGACTTTGTATTTACAGATCTAAAGATGCCTGAAATGGATGGGCTAGAAGTAACAAAATCTGTAAAGCATCTTCGTCCTGATATTGATGTTGTAATCATCACCGGTTTCGCTACTGTTGAAACGGCCGTTGAGTGTATGAAATTCGGTGCGATGGATTATGTTCAGAAGCCATTTACTGAAGATGAGCTTTTAGAGTTTGTTAAAAAATTACTTATCAAGCGGGAAGACAGAATCAGCAAAATGCTGAAACCGAAAGTACACATTACACATCTTAAAGAAGTTGCTGGTTTCAAGGCTCCTGAGTTCCAGATACCGGGAGGTGTATTTATTTCTGAAGGACATTGCTGGGCTAATGTTGGTGAAGAAGGAACAGTTAAAGTTGGAATTGATGATTTTGCGAAAAAGATTATCGGAAAAGTAGATTCTATTGGTCTACCGAATCTTGGTATGCCTGTAAAAAAAGGTCAGTCTTTGTTTACAATAACACAGGGACAGAGGAGGATTTCATTTAAGTCGCCTGTCAGCGGTAAAGTTAAAGAAATAAATAAATTTATTAACAATGAGCTGGATTCACTCGAGTTCTCACCATACGATAAAAATTTCATCTGTGAAATTGATGCTGATGAGCTTGATTCAGAACTTCCGGCAATGAAAATCGGGAAAGCAGCAGTTTCGTTTTACCAGGAAGAAATTGAAAGACTTCAGGCAATAAAAAAGAAAACTATGACAAGTAAAGAAGCTGAACTTGAACCGGAAGGTGCAATCTTTGTAGGCGAGATGGAAAAACTGGATGATATTAACTGGAAGAGATATTCTGAAGAGTTTTTTGAAAAGTAA
- a CDS encoding DUF3298 and DUF4163 domain-containing protein, which produces MKKLFLIFISVGLLFLFFACGGNKNPSVNDLQFEMVKYEKQSEGCDSLRDDNCAKIKIEFPQIIKYENETVKNKINKSIENLFSSNGENITSEVDFNSQMESFISDYESFMKEFPDAFQSWFIERTGEVKFNKENIFSIDYMEYSYTGGAHPNTFITFKNYYLTNGDEISLDKIIPADKQDELNKIAEVEFRKLKELTPDADLGQAGFWFENNQFSLNENFLIGDSSLVFYYNNYEITAYAFGPTELEIPYSKMKDLVTENSIISKLIQKY; this is translated from the coding sequence ATGAAAAAACTCTTTCTGATTTTTATATCCGTTGGTTTGTTGTTCTTATTTTTTGCCTGCGGAGGAAATAAAAATCCTTCCGTAAATGATTTGCAGTTTGAAATGGTGAAGTACGAGAAGCAGTCAGAAGGATGCGACAGTCTGCGGGATGACAACTGTGCTAAAATAAAAATAGAATTTCCACAGATTATTAAGTATGAGAATGAAACTGTAAAAAATAAAATCAACAAATCAATTGAGAACCTTTTCTCATCAAATGGTGAAAATATTACGAGTGAAGTTGATTTTAATTCTCAGATGGAATCATTCATCAGTGATTATGAATCATTTATGAAGGAATTTCCCGACGCTTTTCAATCCTGGTTCATTGAAAGAACGGGAGAAGTAAAATTCAACAAGGAAAATATTTTTTCAATTGATTATATGGAGTACTCTTACACAGGTGGAGCTCATCCGAATACATTCATAACATTTAAAAATTACTATTTGACGAATGGCGATGAAATTTCTCTAGATAAAATAATTCCCGCTGATAAGCAGGATGAACTCAATAAGATAGCAGAGGTTGAATTCAGAAAACTTAAAGAACTGACTCCAGATGCGGACCTTGGACAGGCTGGTTTCTGGTTTGAAAATAATCAATTCAGTCTTAACGAAAATTTTTTGATTGGCGATAGCAGTTTGGTTTTTTATTATAACAACTATGAAATAACTGCGTATGCTTTCGGACCGACTGAGCTGGAAATTCCGTATTCCAAAATGAAAGATCTTGTTACAGAAAATAGCATAATCTCAAAACTTATTCAGAAATATTAA
- a CDS encoding copper chaperone PCu(A)C has product MNILLAILFVLFLPEDKIKINNPWMRPSSEKMATALYFVIENKSETPDTLYQVDSDLAERVEIHETYSEGEMMGMRKVDMIIIEGKSSFELKPGAHHIMLMKLKKDIKDGDEGEFVLHFKQAGKIKITAVAKKPK; this is encoded by the coding sequence ATGAACATCTTATTAGCAATTTTATTCGTTCTCTTTCTACCTGAAGACAAAATAAAAATTAATAACCCGTGGATGAGACCCTCATCAGAAAAAATGGCAACGGCTCTTTATTTTGTAATCGAGAATAAATCTGAAACACCAGACACACTTTACCAGGTTGATTCTGATTTGGCAGAACGAGTTGAAATTCACGAGACATACTCTGAAGGTGAAATGATGGGCATGCGCAAAGTGGATATGATAATAATCGAAGGTAAAAGTTCTTTTGAACTAAAACCAGGTGCTCATCACATCATGCTGATGAAGTTGAAGAAAGATATTAAAGATGGTGATGAAGGAGAGTTTGTACTTCACTTCAAGCAGGCGGGTAAGATTAAAATCACCGCTGTAGCAAAGAAACCGAAATAA
- a CDS encoding HAMP domain-containing protein — MMKFKQAFTKISLKLILTVGIVTVAIISVYSFFSIQAQRNELIAQAEGYANKLSETIRNSTHLSMLENRTDETHMIINTISEEPGIQEIRIFNKEGSIIFSSQKEFIGEMVDKNAEACYGCHTANKPLERLPMEDRMRIYDSPQDSSRILGTINPIYNEPSCWEADCHVHPAEQKVLGVLDVKLSLKEVDAQIASSEFRSIIFALIAIALLSLIIGIFVRKWIEKPVNELVNATEQVGTGNLNYSIKDLGSDELGLLAKSFNNMTQKLADARLQLFQSDKMASMGRLAAGVAHEINNPLTAVLTYSSFLLKRVNDPELQEDLKVIVRETKRSREIVKSLLDFARQSVPKKSNANINEIINNAIGVVDNQLSMKHIKLEKNLEENIPLFKLIPTRCSRCLLIY; from the coding sequence ATGATGAAGTTTAAACAAGCATTCACGAAAATAAGTCTTAAGCTGATCCTGACCGTTGGAATCGTCACAGTTGCCATCATAAGCGTCTATTCATTTTTCAGCATACAGGCGCAGCGAAACGAACTCATCGCACAAGCGGAAGGCTATGCGAATAAATTGAGTGAAACAATCCGTAACAGTACTCACCTTAGCATGCTCGAAAACAGAACCGATGAAACGCACATGATAATTAATACGATTTCAGAGGAACCGGGCATTCAGGAAATCAGAATTTTTAATAAAGAAGGTTCTATAATTTTTTCTTCGCAGAAAGAATTCATTGGAGAGATGGTAGATAAAAATGCTGAAGCCTGTTATGGATGTCATACCGCAAATAAACCGTTGGAACGTTTGCCGATGGAAGACCGGATGAGAATTTATGATTCACCTCAGGATTCATCAAGAATACTTGGCACAATTAATCCAATTTACAATGAACCATCCTGCTGGGAAGCAGATTGTCATGTTCATCCTGCTGAACAGAAAGTCCTCGGCGTTCTCGATGTTAAATTGAGTTTGAAGGAAGTTGATGCACAAATTGCAAGCAGTGAGTTTCGCTCAATTATTTTCGCTTTGATTGCGATAGCACTGTTGAGCTTGATCATTGGAATATTTGTGCGAAAGTGGATTGAAAAACCGGTTAATGAGCTCGTCAATGCAACTGAGCAGGTAGGTACGGGAAATTTAAATTATTCTATTAAAGATTTGGGTTCAGATGAACTTGGTTTGCTTGCAAAATCTTTCAACAATATGACGCAAAAACTTGCTGATGCACGATTGCAACTTTTTCAATCAGATAAAATGGCATCAATGGGAAGGCTGGCCGCTGGTGTTGCTCACGAAATCAATAACCCGTTAACAGCAGTACTTACTTACAGCAGTTTCCTTTTAAAAAGAGTAAATGATCCTGAACTTCAGGAAGATTTAAAAGTGATTGTAAGAGAAACCAAGCGAAGCAGGGAAATCGTAAAAAGTTTATTGGACTTTGCACGTCAGTCAGTGCCGAAAAAGAGTAACGCAAACATTAATGAAATAATAAACAATGCAATTGGTGTAGTTGATAACCAGCTTTCGATGAAGCATATAAAACTTGAAAAAAATCTTGAGGAGAACATTCCTCTCTTTAAATTGATTCCAACCAGATGCAGCAGGTGTTTATTAATTTATTAG
- a CDS encoding M48 family metallopeptidase: MWELIEANRRKSLILFFSLGLTLLLLGYFFGSAYYPDGGGFIGMFFAFVIWGILSLISYFSGSKILLAVSGAKEVTKEVHPQLFNIVEEMKISASLPAMPKVYIINEAAPNAFATGVKPENSAVAVTAGLLARLNRDELQGVVAHEVSHIVNRDVLFMTFAGIMLGSIVLISEVFLRSLWFGGGRYTSKSSKSSGQGQMIIMIVAIVFAILAPILAQLLYFAISRKREYLADASAVRYTRYPEGLASALEKIANSTEELKTANKVTAPMYIANPLKPKGQKLSNLTSTHPPISERVRILRSMSGGANYIDYQNAFNKIKKSNLPIIPSSGLADQTTIGLKEASITPVTLGLNKQTKRDTGDIMMKVNNYSFIDCSCGLKIKIPPDFQKTELFCPRCGRKHNLNS, translated from the coding sequence ATGTGGGAATTAATCGAAGCTAACAGACGTAAGTCGTTGATCCTTTTCTTCTCTCTTGGATTAACTCTCTTACTTCTCGGATATTTTTTCGGAAGTGCATATTATCCCGATGGCGGAGGATTCATCGGGATGTTTTTTGCGTTCGTTATCTGGGGAATTCTATCACTCATCAGCTACTTCAGCGGAAGTAAAATTCTTCTTGCAGTAAGTGGTGCAAAAGAAGTAACGAAGGAAGTTCATCCTCAACTTTTTAATATTGTTGAAGAGATGAAAATCTCTGCAAGTCTTCCAGCGATGCCTAAAGTTTATATTATCAATGAAGCTGCACCAAATGCTTTTGCAACAGGAGTGAAACCTGAAAACAGCGCAGTTGCAGTTACTGCAGGTCTTCTCGCAAGATTGAACAGAGATGAACTTCAGGGAGTTGTTGCTCACGAAGTTTCACACATTGTTAACCGCGATGTTTTGTTTATGACTTTTGCCGGAATTATGCTCGGCAGTATTGTTCTGATCTCAGAAGTTTTTCTGCGGAGTCTTTGGTTTGGCGGAGGAAGATACACCTCAAAATCTTCCAAAAGCAGCGGACAGGGACAAATGATAATTATGATTGTCGCAATCGTGTTTGCAATACTTGCACCGATACTAGCACAACTACTTTATTTTGCCATCTCAAGAAAAAGAGAATATCTTGCTGATGCATCTGCAGTTCGTTACACTAGATATCCGGAAGGTTTAGCATCCGCTCTTGAAAAAATTGCAAACTCAACTGAAGAGTTAAAGACCGCTAATAAAGTTACTGCCCCAATGTACATTGCTAATCCACTGAAGCCGAAGGGACAAAAACTATCTAATCTCACAAGCACACATCCTCCGATTTCAGAGAGAGTTAGAATTCTCAGAAGTATGTCCGGTGGTGCAAACTATATTGATTATCAGAATGCATTCAACAAAATAAAAAAAAGCAATTTACCAATAATACCTTCTTCAGGTTTAGCTGATCAGACTACTATAGGATTAAAGGAAGCTTCAATTACTCCTGTTACACTCGGTTTAAATAAACAAACGAAAAGAGATACAGGAGATATTATGATGAAAGTGAACAACTACTCATTTATCGATTGTTCCTGTGGATTGAAAATAAAAATTCCACCGGATTTCCAAAAGACTGAACTATTCTGTCCCCGCTGCGGAAGAAAACATAATCTAAATTCATAA
- the hybB gene encoding Ni/Fe-hydrogenase cytochrome b subunit — protein MEHEFQPTPIKHKYFTPSVIFISVIALIGLVFLALRFIFGLGFVTNLNQYFPWGIWIGLDVATGVALAAGGFTTAALGHIWHRDKYEVLIRPALLTAMLGYTFVALSVVTDIGRWYYVWHPLVMWNGNSALFEVGICVMVYLSVLYIEFLPIVTERFIGRVNLPGILSGLNKIVDSILRFLDRTLNKFMFVFIIAGVVLSCLHQSSLGTLMIIAGEKMHPLWQTPVLPLLFLLSAFSVGFPMVIMESLTSSKSFGLKPEKDVLTSLSRFVGPILGIYLAAKIGDMFIRESFVYLTELTLPSIMFTIEIVLGVIIPLRMFLSASVRQSTTGLYIASMLVIFGVVFNRFNNYIIAYNPPYTETSYFPSIGEISVTIGFVALEILVYRAFVMIFPIISLPVKSALRKTKYAIKGA, from the coding sequence ATGGAACACGAATTTCAGCCGACTCCAATCAAACATAAATATTTTACTCCGTCGGTTATTTTTATTTCGGTCATTGCGCTAATTGGGTTAGTATTTCTTGCTTTGAGGTTCATATTTGGACTTGGGTTTGTTACAAACTTAAATCAATATTTTCCATGGGGGATCTGGATTGGCCTTGATGTAGCTACTGGTGTTGCATTGGCAGCCGGAGGTTTTACAACTGCAGCATTAGGTCATATCTGGCATCGTGATAAGTACGAAGTGCTAATCAGGCCTGCGCTTTTAACAGCAATGCTGGGTTACACATTCGTAGCATTAAGTGTTGTTACAGATATAGGAAGATGGTACTATGTATGGCATCCACTGGTTATGTGGAATGGCAACTCCGCACTGTTTGAAGTTGGCATTTGTGTAATGGTGTACTTAAGTGTTCTTTACATAGAGTTTCTGCCAATAGTTACCGAGAGATTTATCGGAAGGGTAAATCTTCCCGGAATTTTATCAGGGTTAAATAAAATTGTTGACAGCATATTGAGATTTTTGGATCGGACATTAAACAAATTTATGTTCGTTTTCATAATAGCTGGAGTGGTTCTTTCCTGCCTGCATCAATCTTCACTCGGTACGTTAATGATTATAGCTGGTGAGAAGATGCATCCGTTGTGGCAGACTCCGGTATTACCACTTTTGTTTTTACTCTCAGCTTTTTCTGTTGGATTTCCGATGGTAATTATGGAATCACTCACTTCTTCAAAATCATTTGGACTAAAACCTGAAAAAGATGTGCTGACAAGTCTCTCAAGATTTGTTGGGCCTATTCTTGGAATCTATTTGGCAGCAAAAATAGGAGATATGTTCATAAGAGAATCATTCGTTTATCTTACTGAACTTACTCTGCCCAGTATAATGTTCACAATTGAAATTGTTTTAGGAGTGATTATACCATTGAGAATGTTTTTGTCTGCTTCTGTGAGGCAGTCTACAACGGGATTATATATTGCTTCTATGCTCGTGATATTTGGAGTCGTCTTTAACCGGTTCAATAATTATATCATCGCTTATAATCCACCTTATACAGAAACTTCATACTTTCCATCAATAGGAGAAATTTCTGTAACGATCGGTTTCGTTGCTCTCGAGATATTAGTCTATCGTGCATTCGTTATGATTTTCCCGATTATCAGCTTACCTGTAAAAAGTGCTTTGAGAAAAACTAAATATGCAATTAAAGGTGCATGA
- a CDS encoding 4Fe-4S dicluster domain-containing protein, translated as MGELNRRNFLKTLGVVGATVSGIPAKKLLAQSKSELFEDRMGVLVDTTVCIGCRRCEWACKTAHDIPAGDLESYDDESVFEKMRRPANESYTVVNRYENLSNPKSPLNVKVQCMHCDHPACVSACIVGAFSKKESGAVVWDGSMCIGCRYCMVACPFQVPTFEYEKAIQPNINKCDFCIERTKGGLLPACVEICPVEAITYGKRRNLIETAEKRIELYPDRYINKIYGFTEVGGTSWMYLANREFNELDFPKLGDKPAPGVSESIQHGIFAYFVPPIALYALLGGIMWVSKNKDSKEEGK; from the coding sequence ATGGGAGAATTGAACCGTCGTAACTTCCTGAAAACTTTGGGGGTAGTTGGTGCAACCGTTTCAGGCATACCTGCAAAAAAGTTATTAGCACAATCAAAGTCAGAACTTTTCGAGGACAGAATGGGTGTTCTTGTTGATACAACTGTGTGCATAGGATGCAGACGATGCGAGTGGGCTTGTAAAACTGCACACGATATTCCAGCAGGCGATCTTGAAAGCTACGATGATGAAAGCGTTTTCGAGAAAATGCGAAGACCAGCAAATGAATCGTATACAGTTGTTAACAGGTATGAAAATTTATCAAATCCGAAAAGTCCATTGAATGTGAAAGTTCAATGCATGCATTGCGATCATCCAGCTTGTGTTTCAGCGTGCATTGTTGGTGCATTCTCTAAAAAAGAAAGCGGTGCGGTAGTTTGGGATGGAAGTATGTGTATCGGATGTCGCTATTGCATGGTTGCTTGTCCATTTCAGGTTCCGACATTTGAATATGAAAAAGCAATTCAACCTAACATAAATAAATGTGATTTCTGTATTGAAAGAACAAAAGGGGGTTTGCTTCCAGCTTGTGTTGAAATTTGTCCGGTAGAAGCTATTACTTATGGAAAGAGAAGAAACCTTATTGAAACTGCAGAGAAAAGAATCGAACTTTACCCGGACAGATATATAAACAAGATTTATGGTTTCACTGAAGTTGGAGGTACTTCGTGGATGTATCTTGCAAACAGAGAATTTAACGAGTTGGATTTTCCGAAATTAGGAGATAAACCAGCTCCCGGAGTTTCTGAATCAATTCAGCATGGAATATTTGCATATTTTGTTCCTCCAATTGCACTATATGCTTTGCTTGGTGGAATAATGTGGGTCTCAAAAAATAAAGATAGCAAAGAGGAGGGCAAATAA
- a CDS encoding DUF3078 domain-containing protein, which yields MKTILISMMIVLISFSSFAQDTTAVKKDTLWTPKGVVGINLSQVAFSNWQQGGQNSLSFTFFSLFGLDYIGDPWKWRNSLKFAYGRTKFGDEEYRTNDNEIFFESTLIYHIGWAVSPYAGITARTAVSKGYNYDSIPSFQIVDFMDPFYLTEAIGLVYDQIPNFSTRLGIGMKQTFTDKFTSYSDDVETLSEIEKFKNETGIESVTEYKWDFFDNMSYYTYLRLFGTFDDLSVWDVRWDNIISAKVNEYVSVTFNVLLLYDEDESIQRQLKEALQLGISYTLF from the coding sequence ATGAAAACAATTCTAATATCAATGATGATAGTCTTAATATCATTCTCCTCCTTTGCACAGGATACAACTGCTGTAAAGAAAGATACCCTCTGGACTCCAAAGGGTGTAGTGGGAATTAATCTTTCGCAGGTAGCATTTTCCAACTGGCAGCAGGGAGGACAGAACTCATTATCGTTTACATTCTTTTCTTTATTCGGATTAGATTATATCGGTGATCCGTGGAAATGGAGAAACTCGTTGAAGTTTGCCTACGGCAGAACAAAGTTCGGTGATGAAGAATACAGAACAAACGACAACGAAATATTTTTTGAAAGTACTTTGATTTACCATATCGGATGGGCGGTTAGTCCTTATGCAGGTATTACCGCAAGAACTGCTGTATCAAAGGGTTATAATTATGATAGTATTCCTTCTTTTCAAATAGTTGATTTTATGGATCCCTTTTATCTCACTGAAGCAATCGGTTTGGTGTACGATCAAATTCCAAACTTCTCAACACGACTTGGTATTGGAATGAAGCAGACTTTTACGGACAAGTTTACATCATATTCAGATGATGTTGAAACTTTGAGTGAGATCGAAAAATTTAAAAATGAAACCGGTATTGAATCAGTTACAGAATATAAATGGGATTTCTTTGATAATATGTCCTACTATACTTATTTGAGACTTTTCGGCACTTTTGATGACTTAAGTGTATGGGATGTGCGATGGGATAATATCATCTCGGCAAAAGTGAATGAGTACGTCTCAGTAACATTTAATGTGCTTCTGCTTTATGATGAAGATGAATCGATTCAAAGACAGCTTAAAGAAGCACTGCAACTGGGAATTTCGTACACGTTGTTTTAG
- a CDS encoding 4'-phosphopantetheinyl transferase superfamily protein: MRKRIYYLREEPIILPEDEAHIWNFDMDKYLNQIDEFADILSSDELVRASKFHFDRDKNWFIISRGLLRVFVNFYSTIPAEKIKFITNDFGKPSLSIADNNPHLHFNLSHSKNFLSIGFSSNNHIGVDVELMKPLKDHLEIAKRFFSAHEVEQLLSFPADKILDGFYSCWTAKEAVIKLSGEGLSFPLKEFDVELKALKPGESSIYKVNLKKLSTDLSIEVCRLNKMLYSACAVSNVNTAFIHCYFDENDLLSSSLI, translated from the coding sequence ATGAGGAAAAGAATTTATTACCTAAGGGAGGAGCCAATAATACTCCCGGAAGATGAAGCACATATCTGGAATTTTGATATGGATAAGTATCTCAATCAGATTGATGAGTTTGCAGATATATTATCAAGTGATGAATTGGTCCGGGCAAGTAAATTCCATTTTGACAGAGATAAAAACTGGTTCATCATAAGCAGAGGTTTATTAAGAGTTTTTGTGAACTTCTACTCGACCATTCCAGCCGAAAAAATTAAATTCATCACAAACGATTTCGGGAAACCATCATTATCGATTGCTGATAACAATCCACATTTACATTTTAATCTTTCACATAGCAAAAACTTTTTGAGTATTGGTTTTTCGAGTAACAACCATATCGGTGTTGATGTTGAATTGATGAAACCATTGAAAGATCATCTGGAAATTGCAAAACGATTTTTTTCTGCTCATGAAGTTGAACAGCTGCTTTCATTTCCTGCTGATAAAATACTTGACGGATTTTATTCCTGCTGGACAGCGAAGGAAGCTGTGATCAAATTATCAGGCGAAGGACTTTCATTCCCTCTAAAAGAATTTGACGTAGAGTTAAAAGCTTTGAAACCCGGTGAATCCTCCATATACAAAGTAAATTTAAAGAAACTATCTACCGATTTATCGATCGAGGTATGCAGGTTAAACAAAATGCTTTACAGTGCTTGTGCAGTCAGCAATGTGAACACTGCATTCATCCACTGCTATTTTGATGAGAATGATCTTTTATCCTCTTCCCTCATCTGA
- a CDS encoding LemA family protein — MTGLIIVLVLIAVVVLFVISMYNSLIQLRNRVKNAWSQIDVQLKRRHDLIPNLLETVKGYMKHEREIMENITKYRSQAMDASTVGEKAQAEGLLSGALGQLRVQVENYPDLKANQNFLALQEELTSTENKISFARQSYNDQVLFYNNKIQMFPSNIIAGMFKFLQEEFFQVEDAKEREVPKVSF, encoded by the coding sequence ATGACCGGTTTAATAATAGTGCTGGTTTTAATTGCAGTTGTTGTATTGTTTGTTATTTCAATGTACAACTCGCTGATTCAATTGAGGAACAGAGTAAAGAATGCCTGGTCGCAGATAGATGTTCAGTTGAAAAGAAGACACGATCTTATTCCGAATCTGCTTGAAACCGTAAAAGGTTATATGAAGCACGAACGCGAAATAATGGAAAATATCACAAAGTACCGCAGCCAGGCAATGGATGCTTCGACAGTCGGTGAAAAGGCACAGGCAGAAGGATTGCTGAGCGGTGCACTCGGACAGCTTCGTGTTCAGGTTGAAAATTATCCCGACCTGAAAGCAAATCAAAATTTCCTTGCTTTGCAGGAAGAGCTTACTTCAACAGAAAATAAAATTTCTTTTGCAAGACAGAGCTATAATGATCAGGTTCTGTTTTATAACAACAAGATCCAGATGTTCCCATCGAATATCATAGCTGGTATGTTCAAGTTTTTACAGGAAGAATTCTTCCAGGTTGAAGACGCAAAAGAAAGAGAAGTGCCGAAAGTTAGTTTCTGA
- a CDS encoding response regulator: MFKNEKILIIDDEQVILNAVSRIASAEGFQVDSNNDASAALKQLSNKDYSLILCDIMMPHMDGFTFLDEIQKRKIPTPVIMITGFSTVENAVKSLYKGAIDFVPKPFTFEELNSSINRGIKYHRIQKGIEEAKFRNDKSSLSYVPGPPKYKRLGNLSWMNLETEGISVIGATDLFLETIEKLVKIELMENDDEIIQGDSCANLLTDDELAHRLLSPISGRIIERNEKIINDINLLEKDPYFEGWIYKIIPSNIEYDLNYLVPFASDRM; the protein is encoded by the coding sequence ATGTTTAAGAACGAAAAAATATTGATCATAGATGATGAGCAGGTGATTCTCAATGCCGTATCAAGAATTGCTTCGGCGGAAGGATTTCAGGTTGATTCCAATAATGATGCTTCTGCAGCATTGAAACAATTATCGAATAAGGACTATTCGTTAATCCTGTGCGATATAATGATGCCTCACATGGATGGATTCACTTTTCTGGACGAAATACAGAAAAGAAAAATTCCGACTCCAGTAATAATGATTACAGGATTTTCAACAGTCGAGAATGCAGTAAAATCGCTTTACAAAGGCGCAATTGACTTTGTCCCGAAGCCGTTTACGTTTGAGGAATTAAATAGTTCGATTAACAGAGGAATAAAATATCATCGTATTCAAAAAGGCATCGAGGAGGCAAAATTTCGTAATGATAAATCGTCTCTATCGTATGTACCAGGTCCACCAAAGTATAAACGATTGGGCAATCTTAGCTGGATGAATCTTGAAACAGAAGGCATTTCTGTAATTGGAGCCACCGATTTGTTCCTCGAAACAATTGAAAAACTGGTAAAGATTGAATTAATGGAAAATGACGATGAAATTATTCAGGGGGATAGTTGTGCAAATCTGCTGACTGATGATGAACTTGCTCATCGTTTGCTTTCACCAATAAGCGGAAGAATTATCGAAAGAAATGAAAAAATAATTAATGATATAAACCTGCTCGAAAAAGATCCTTATTTCGAAGGCTGGATTTATAAAATTATTCCATCGAATATTGAGTATGATTTAAATTACCTGGTTCCATTTGCATCAGACAGGATGTAG